The Kogia breviceps isolate mKogBre1 chromosome 2, mKogBre1 haplotype 1, whole genome shotgun sequence genome segment GCGCGCCAGCTGCGTTCGCGGCGGGTGCCTCACACCTGCCAGCGTTTTCTTCACCCCCAGCTGTGAGGCCGAGACTCCCCCAGTCCGGGAAGGCGCCCCACACCTGCTGCAGTCGTGCATCTCCCTGCAGCTGTGGGCCTGCGCGCCCCCCGTGCTGAGAGGTCAGAGACCAGGGCAGGTGCAGGGCATTCCCCCACCCCGCTTCCTAACCTCCACCTGCCATCCCCCACCCCGGTTTTCCTCTGcgggtgtgtgttgggggtagAGAAAGATTATATACAGGTCCCCCCCCAGTCCCCACTCATTTTGGGAGCCCAAGTCCTTCCTAAAGATGGAGCTCCATTCCTAGCCTGGCATCTTGTTTTGGTAAAGCCTTTTGGAAGTGGGATGCATTAGGAGCAGACACTGCATACTTAATCTTCAGAGCAACTCCCTGAGGAATGATATCGTTTGGTACCCATCAAAAGTTCCCCCAATAGTTCCACTCTTCCCCTTATTTTCCCCAGTACGCTGACTTTGAAAGTGGTGAGTGTAGACCTAGGCTAAACCACCCAAGTTCAGTTGGGTTTTGGGAGACTCCTGGGAACTTGGCTACTGTCCCCAAGGCCTGGTCAGTAGAGACCCCACCTTCATAGTCAAAGGGGTTGGGGGGCCTCAGTTCTGGGTTTCCACGTGACAGCTGCCCTGATCAACCCTCCAACAGAAAGGCCAGGCTCCAGCCATACCTCAATGGACCCCAGGGGCATCTTGAAGGCATTTCCCAAGCGGAAGAAAATTCATACCAATCCATCATCAAAAGCACTTGCAAAGATTCCCAAGAGGGAAGACGGAGAagaagcaggaggtgagtggaCCCAGCCTCAGAACCCTCATGTGTTTGATCCTGAGGCTTCTTACATCGTTCATGCCCAGAATCAGATATTGCAGTTGACTCTGCCCGCCCAGAGCCTGCAGGTTTGTTTTTACCTGCCTTGTCCTAGGCTTGGTTCCCAGTCTTTGACAGGCGACTTGCTGTTTTATCTTCTACCTCACCCTGAGACCTccataaatcagaaaatactcCCTGGTCCCGAAGGAAATGACGGGCAGAATCCTTTACTCTCTAGGAGGTTTCCTGTTGCTGCGGGGAGAGGATCCTTATCAGGTCCCCAGACTTATAAGTTATTTTGCAGCCAAATTGACAAATAGATGGCAAAAGCTTACATGGTgggctgggttgggggaggggaatctATTAGACTGTGAGGCTTATAATGGCAAAACATGTGCTTtgtgcctgatacatagtaagtgTCTACTAATAtgtgttgaaagaataaatgatcaAATGAAGTGATTTACAGGGTAACTACaaggtgccagacactgttctaggttaTATCAGGGAACAGGACGTATCAGAATCCTTGCCCCTTACATCAAGTGATAGCCCATAGGAAATTAACTGTATGCCTGTGGTGGAATCCCCAGAAGGCAGGCTGTCTGGGTGGAGGAAAACGATTGGGGGGAGGGGACTGTGAAGGGTTCATTGGGATCATGTCTGAAAGTATGACAGTAGGTATCTGGATGTCCCCTCCACAGAGTGGCTGAGCTCCGTGCGGGTGCATGTTGTACCCACTGGCATAGGGCGAACCCGGGCAGAACTCTTTGAGAAGCAGATTGTCCAGCATGGTGGCCAGATATGCCCTGCCCAGGCCCCAGGGGTCACTCACATTGTGGTGGATGAAGGCATGGACTGTGAGCGAGCCCTCCGCCTCCTCAGACTGCCCTGGCTGCCCCCAGGTGCTCAGCTGGTGAAGTCAGCTTGGCTGAGCTCATGCCTACAGGAGAGAAGGCTTGTGGACACAGCAGGATTCAGCATCTTCATCCCCAAGAGGTAGGCTGGTCCTAGTCTTTCCTTAGATGTTTTCTTGAGCTATTAAACTCTCATCGTCTTAATTGGACACATTAAAAAACCATGATttcagcgcttccctggtggcacagtggttgagaatccgcctgccgatgcaggggacgcgggttcgtgccccggtccgggaagatcccacatgccgcagagcggctgggcccgtgagccgtggccgctgagcctgcgcgtccggagcctgcgctctgcaatgggagaggccacaacagtgagaggcccgcataccacaaaaaaaaaaaaaaaaaaaccatgatttCAGAGTAGAGAAGGATTGGGAACAGAGATAGTGTGAGACTTTGGTGTCTTAGCCTCCCATCACCATCCTGCAGGTACCTGGATCAAGCACAGCTCAGCGAGGCAGACCAAgactcttctcctcctcctggagCTAGTGAGGCTCAGCTCAGGACAGCCctatctccttcctctcctcccaccagACCTGTATCTCcttcctggagggcagaggaAGTCTCAAGCCTCCAAGCACAGGTGAGGAGCCTCCCAGGCCCTACAGCTCTCTTCTCCTGGGAACTAGATCACAGAAACAGGGAGGGCCTGGTGGTTGTTCAGAGTGTCCCAGGCCCCTGAGAGAGGAGGGCTCTCTTTACTGTGAAGCCATTTAACTCTTCTCAACACTCATCACTCCTGCAATTGCCCAGGCCATATCCACCACATATCACTGGGGATCCTAGGGCTGGGTCCTAGGGGAAGCCACGTGGAACCCAAATCTGCTGCAGAAGACCCAGCGTCCTTCTTGGGTCTGACTAGGAAACTCAGCCCCCAACTCTGAGGAGCCCTCCTCATGGGGGGCATGAACTtactgtctcttctccttccctaTGTCAAGCCTGGCTCTGGTGGTGAAACCAGTGATGGGGAAGAGACCCAGGTTAGCGCAGCTGATCTGGAAGCCCTGATCAGCGGCCGCTACCCAACCCCCCTTGAGGGAGATGGTGAGCCTAGCCCAGCCCCTGAGGGCCTGGATAAGTGGGTCTGTGCACAGCCTTCGAGCCAGAAGGCGACCAACCACAACCACCACATCACAGAGAAGCTGGAAGTGCTGGCCAAAGCCTACAGTGTTCAGGGGGACAAGTGGAGGGCCCTGGGCTATGCCAAGGCCATTAATGCCCTCAAGAGCTTCCACAAGCCTGTCACCTCCTACCAGGTACCTGGGGGTCAGGGGAGGGtatgtggggggctgggggggtctTCTCTTTACTGGCCAGAGGTCGGTGGAAGCACCAGTCACAGGTGGGGATCAGGTGGAGTGATTAAGATTCTCTGATGTTTGGGACttgcacaaaagaaaaaaatggggagaTTAATGAAAGCGGCTTGTCAAAATCTTGATAATTATAAAAGCTGGGTAATGGGTACTTGGGATCCAGTATACTGTTCTCTCAACTTTGGaattttttccataataaaaagttttttaaaagtttaagctCTGAAGGTCAACAGACCAGAGTTTGAATTCTGGTTCCCATCATTCACTAACTGTAACTTGCCTAAAGTAAGTTACTTAAAccctctgagcatcagtttcctcaaaaGTAAAAAGGAACCAAGAATAGTAACAGACACAGTATTCCCATGAGGACTTAATGAGATGACCCCTGTAATGCAGGACCTGATACAGGGGAAAGCCTCATAAATATTAGCTCCACTGTTATGATGGCAGTGGTGACTAGTATTGTCATTACTGCCTTTCCTCTGCTTCCTGTGCTGATCCCCATCCCTCTGGCAACCAGCAGATAAGTTTCCCCGCCCATTCCACCCAAACTTCTCATCTTCAACTCTGCCCAACCTTTATACAGCTATCAGCTGCCCACCGGCCATACTGGCTTTTACTCAGACATCTGCTAAAGGAGTCAGtttccttcctgcctctgcttCCCCTTCCTCTAGGAGGCCTTCAGTATATCCGGAATTGGAAAGCGGATGGCTGAAAAGATCATAGAGATCCTGGAGAGCGGGCATCTGCGGAAGCTGGACCACATCAGTGAAAGCGTGCCTGTCTTAGAGCTTTTCTCCAACATCTGGGGAGCTGGAACCAAGACTGCCCAGATGTGGTACCATCAGGTCACACCCTGTCCCAGCCCCCACTTCAGTTTTACTATATCTTAGAGCTCCTGTCTCACAGTCCTGTTACCTTGTGCTTCGATGAGAATGAACCTAGACTATTGAGAGAACACTTATCAAAGGGACCAGGGCCCATGCAGATCCTTCTCTTGGCTCTCAGAACTGCCCTGTTGCTTGGTATCGTTGAGGCTTAATCTGTGGTGTAGGCAGAGAAAGAAGTATATTTCTCTGTCCCCCAGACCAGCAAGGGCCTTCCAGAGGAGACCAGGCCTCTGGGCTGAATATCCAGAACAGTGTTTCCCAAACCCAGCCATGCGCAGAATCACCCCCAGATCGATGGAGTCATGAACCAGTGTTTTAGGATTGTGACAGGGCTGGACTGAGGTGTGTCTTCCATGCCTTCTGCCTTTCCCAAGTCTCACTGATTACAGACCCAACCGCTCCTGGGGTTGGTCCTGCCTCAGGCTTTCCTTGGAGTCTGGGGGTGATGGAAGCCTTGTGTGTGTGCTTATTCACTGCCTCTTCATCGGTCCTGGATCCTCATAGCCTTCCCATCTGGCTTTTTTTTCAGGGTTTCCGGAGCCTAGAAGACATCCGAAACCAGGCCTCTCTGACTACCCAGCAGGCCATTGGCCTGAAGCATTATGATGACTTCCTGGACCGCATGCCCAGAGGGGAGGCTGCAGAGATTGAGCAGACAGTAAGCAGGTGTCCCAGACCAGTAAGGAGAGCCGGGTCCTACTATAACATCAGGGCCTGGCTCAAAGCTAAGAACTCCTGATCCCTCAGCAGGGGAGCCTAGCAGGCGAGGAAGCTATGGGGGGCCAGAGATTGGGACTAGTGGGGAAAGAGCAATTGGCTTAGGTAGGGAAGGGCTGCAACACTAGCTCTCTGTGGTAGGGTTCTCAGTATTGGGCAGAGTTAGCACTGGCT includes the following:
- the POLL gene encoding DNA polymerase lambda, yielding MDPRGILKAFPKRKKIHTNPSSKALAKIPKREDGEEAGEWLSSVRVHVVPTGIGRTRAELFEKQIVQHGGQICPAQAPGVTHIVVDEGMDCERALRLLRLPWLPPGAQLVKSAWLSSCLQERRLVDTAGFSIFIPKRYLDQAQLSEADQDSSPPPGASEAQLRTALSPSSPPTRPVSPSWRAEEVSSLQAQPGSGGETSDGEETQVSAADLEALISGRYPTPLEGDGEPSPAPEGLDKWVCAQPSSQKATNHNHHITEKLEVLAKAYSVQGDKWRALGYAKAINALKSFHKPVTSYQEAFSISGIGKRMAEKIIEILESGHLRKLDHISESVPVLELFSNIWGAGTKTAQMWYHQGFRSLEDIRNQASLTTQQAIGLKHYDDFLDRMPRGEAAEIEQTVREAAQAFNPGLLCVTCGSYRRGKATCGDVDVLVTHPDGRSHQGIFSRLLDSLRQRGFLTDDLVSQEENGQQQKYLGVCQLPGPGRRHRRLDIIVVPYSEFACALLYFTGSAHFNRSMRALAKTKGMSLSEHALITAVVRDTQGLKVGPGRVLPTPTEKDVFRLLGLPYREPAERDW